The window AGAAAAAACAATAGGAACGAAATACTTAACAAAATTGTCAGTAATACTGCTAACTACATTTGATAATCTAAAATTCTGTACCATCTCAACAGTATTATAAAGCACGCTATCCTTTACCTCACTATCAATTAGTACCTTAATAAAACCATCTATATTGTAAGATCCAGCAAACACATTGTCACCAACCTTTACAACTCTTGGTAACGATTCACCAGTCATAAAAGTCTCTTCAACACTTGAGCTACCTTCAATAACTCTACCATCCATAGGTACTCTCTCACCAGCCCTAACAACTACAATATCCCCAATCTTGATATCTCTTATACTCTTTTTAATCTCAACTCCATTCTCTAAAACGTTAGCACTATCAACAAAAAGTTTGTATAAATCACTAACAAAACCAATAGATTTCTGAGATAAGACTAGCTTCACATAATTACCTATCAAAAATACATCCATCACAATAACGGCTTCAATTGAAAAATCATCTATTGGCAAAAACTTACTTAAGAAAAAAGTAGATAAAGCTGACAAAGAACCAACTGAGACAAGACTATCAGAATTAGGAGATAGGTAGATCAAAGATAATACACCACTCCTATGTACTTTGAAACCACCAACTAACACTATAATAGAAGACAATAGAAACATCACGAGTTTCAATAAATCACTATGATAACCTAATCCTAACATCTTCAAAAACATAACAATAAAAAGTGGTATCGATAAAATCAAAACAATCAACAAATTGATCTTTTCTTTCTTTAAATCAACACTATCAGTTGTAGGAACAATATCGTACCCAAATTGTTTTAGTTTGTTCCTTATAGTAGATATGTCAAAAGAAGGTTTCGATATAAAGTAAAGAGTAGAAGAAGAAAAATTAACTTTAACTCTGTAAACTCCATCAAACGAAGATACAATCTTTTCAACTGTAGTAGCACATGAAGGACAACTCATACCAACAACTTTAAAATTCATCTCATTCATAAATATTTAAATATATCAAAAGTATAATTCATTTTCTATAAACTGTACCTAGAATTCCTCTCTGAATTTGAGTTGAAGATTAGAATGGAATTATTTATTATTCTTACTCTCAAACTAGGAGTAAATAATGGAAACAAATATTCCAATCCATCTACAAAGAAACTCAGATTTACACATTCACTCAACATTTTCTGACGGTGAACTTTCAGTTAGCCTAATAATCAAACAAGCTACCCAGAAAGGTATCAAATACATCTCCATAACAGATCACGAAAATATAAATCAAAATAAAGAGATTGAAAAGCTATTAAAAACTACAAATCTAGAAATACTATACATTCCCGGGATTGAAATATCAACAAAATACAAAAACGAAGACATCCACCTAGTTGCATATTACAACCCAGAAGTATCTAATAAATTAGAAAAAATAGTACAACCCATAAGAGAATACAAACAACAACAAACCCTGAAAACCATTGAGCTCCTAAAAGATACATTAGAAATACCAAGTCACATATTAAAGAATGGTCACAGAACCATAAACAAAATGTGTATAGCAAGGTACATCTACCATAATTCTAACTTTCAAAACATAGAAAAAGTTTACAAATACTATTTTGATAAGGGATCACGATACAGCATACCAAATGATTACCCAAAAACCGAAGAGATAATAAAAAAGCTCAAATCAATAGGATGTGTTGTTGGAATAGCCCATCCTGAGTTTTTAAAAGATTGGTCTAAAATAAGCTACATAGAGGAATTCACAAAAATAGGTCTAGATGGCATTGAAATATTCCACCCTCTTATAAATAAAGATCTTTCAACATCTATACTAAAATTTTGCCAAGAAAACAATCTCCTGCCTCTAGGCGGAAGTGATTTTCACGGATACGATACAAAAAGAAAAGAATTAGGATTACATAATACCTTTTCATCATCAGCAGAAAAAATAATCAAAATTCTAGAATTAAAATACTAAACATACAATCTATTAACATAAATAGTGAAATGCCAAAAAGTCTCTTCTTAGAAAATACAAATCAAAATCATTCATATTATGTTCTTGGAGTAAGATTATGAGAAATCTAACAATAACATCGATCATACTACTTATGACTACAACCATATATTCGTTTGGTCAAAAGAAAGAGTTTAACATGATTGTAAGCGCAAATGGTTATTCAGCTGTAGTATTTTCATTAGTCAAGAAAAGAATATCTGCATTTTATCCATCAATATACAGAAAATATGATGAAAAATCTAAAGAAGTAACATTCATATTAAGATCACTTGATTACCAAGTCAGTGTAAATGAAAAGTCCTTTTTTCTAAAAGATGCTGAAATCGTAAACATAAACTATCTACCTGGAACAGGAATAATAAAAGTAGATTTCTCACATCCTGTAGCGGATGTAGTAATGTATATTTTTTCATCTTTTAATCTAAAAGCTCCATCATTTGTAGTAAAGCTAGAGATTACCCCTAAAGAAAAAGGCATAATAGAAGTAACAAGATCTATAGGTTTTTCTGGAAGACAACCAATTACACCATATGACAATGAAAATCAGTACATAAACTCAGAATATGGAACACTCCTTTTTTATTTCAAAGAAGTTGCAAAAAAAGATACTGAGCTATCGTTATACGACCTTATTGTTTTATCAAAAGATCTTGAAAGTGCGATAAAAATAGTCAACTACTACTATTCTACCTTCTTTGACCCACTTGATGAAGAGATTAAGTTCTGGAATAACTGGCATAAAAAAACAAAAATTCCATCTGGATTATCTAAAGAACAATTAGAAATTTATAAGCAATCTCTAGCATTTATCAAAATGGGTCAAGTAAGAGAAGAAGGTAAAGGTTTTGGTCAAATACTTGCATCTCTAACAACAGGTAGTTGGAATATAGCTTGGGTAAGAGATGGAGTTTATTCAATAGTAGCTCTTGTAAAATCAGGGCATCTTGAAGAAGCAAAAGATGGTCTAAAATTCTTTTTGGAAGCAGATACCGGTTATTATAAATCTTACAAGATTGATGGTAAAGATTGGGGTATAGGCGTTGACTACAAAATATCTGTATGTAGATACTACGGTAACGGCAAGGAAGAATCTGATGATAATGGAAATGGAGCTAATATTGAAATTGATGGTTTTGGAATGGTCTTATGGGCTTTAGCAGAATACCTAAACACTACAAATGACACTGAAATTCTTAATAGATACTTCAGTGTGATAGATAATCAAATAGTATATCCAATCATATATAATATCGATAAAGAACTAAATGTAATACGGCCTGAATCAGGTCCTTGGGAAAGGCATATTAGAGATAACGGATACGACGGTGCTAAGAGATTCAGCTATACAACTATAATGGCTATAAAAGGATTATCAGAAATAAACAACATCTTCAAAAAGTATAACAAAAAATCAAACTACGAAATAGAAGATAACTTGAAACTACTACTAGAAGGTCTAAATAAAAACCTAGTCGACAAAAGCAGGAAAATAATAGTTGGATCTTATGAGCATTTTACAAACAGAGGTTATCCCAAATATGTTGACGGATCAGTAGTCGAAGCAATAAACTTTAATCAAGTATCAAGAGAAATTTCATTAGCAACACTAAAAACTTTCGAAGAAATTTTAAAACTTAAAAACAGAGAAGGATATAAGAGAAATATGGATGGTGGATGGTATGATAATCAAGAATGGATAATAATAAATCTACGAATAGCATCAGCATACAAAAAATTAGGAAACAGAGATAAAGCAAACATGATTATTAAGAGAGTTGAAGAAAAAGCGTTGAATGGTTTTTATATGATACCCGAACTACTAGATGAGAAAGACGAATCATTTAAAGGAGCAATACCAATGCTAGGATTCGGCGCTGGCGCATACGTAATATATCACTGGGATTAAGACACTACAAAATACCACCTAAAAACATTATCTAACTGAAACTTAGTTGAAAAACAAATAATACTTTAAATAAATTTCTAACTATGAAGGATAAGATTGTTTACTTAACCACCTTCTTAGCAACAATCATTGCAATAAGTAGTTGTAATACACAAAAACTTGATATGGAATTAGTATTTGCACCTAAAATACAAGACAATTATGACTTTTCTGAACTCAAAGTACCCGGAACAAAATGGTCATTTTTTTGGATAACAAACAGTAATGTATCAACTTGTGTTTTAAAAATTGATAGAAATCAAGGAATAAATGATGATTTAAGTAATGTAGTATTTGTATTTTTCCATGGAAACAGAAGCTCACTTGATGTTTCACCTGTAGTGTTTGGAAATGTATTTTATGAACTTGGTCTTAACTTTGTTGCTGTTGAATACAGGGGATTCGGTATAATAAAAAATTTCACACCAACAGAAGAATCTACATATGAAGACGGAGAAGCAATAATAAATTACCTAATATCACAAGGAATACCAACAACAAATATAGTAATAATAGGACACTCTCTAGGAGGCGGAATAGCAACCGAAATGGCTAAAAGATATCAACTAAAAGCATTAATACTTATAGCAACTTTTACCAGAATTGAAGATGCTGGAGAAATGGTAACCACATATAAAATACCATCTAAATGGTGGATCAATAGTGTATATGATAATATTTCAAAGATAGATAAAATCAACGACCCACTACTTGTAATACACGGCAAAAATGATAGCACACTAAGTTTTGAATACGGAGTAATGTTATATCAGAAAGCAAATCTCCCAAAAGATTACCTATGGATAGAAAACTGTAACCATTCATCAAAGGAAATAGTAAATAAAGGTGGAGATAACTTCAAAAGTAAAATATTGTCATTCATTAGAAGTCTCAACTAAAATACCATTAATTATGACTACATAATTTAACTAATGAAATTCTAATCAACAATTACTTTAGAAAAATTTATGCTTGATTAATCTAAAGATACATCTAATAAAACAATAAGTTGGTATGGAAATAAAAAGTTAAAATTATTATATTTGGAATATGCTACTAATCTGGACACTAATTTTTCTAGTATCTCACGTAAGTGTTGAAGGAGATGAAATACTCCAAAAAGTCAAACTCCAGAAAAATTTCTCAATAGATTATTACTATAAGAATTTACCAAAAGTAAGAGCAATGAAATATCTAGAAAATGGTATTTTAATAGCAGGTAGTAGAACTGATAAAGTCTACATGATTATTGACACTAACATGGACTACAAAGGAGATATTCACAGAGTAGTCGCAGAAAATCTCGACTGGCCCGTAGGAGTAGATGTTTACAAAAATGATCTATATATATCCTCTGTTGACAAAATAGTAAAAATAGAAAATATACTTAAGTACACAAATTTTAATCTCACTCCTCCCATAAAAATAGTATATGACAAATATCCTAAAGACAGAGCTCACGGATGGAAGTATATAAGATTTGGACCTGATGGCAAGTTATACGTACCAGTAGGAGCACCTTGTAACGTATGCCTTAAGGAAAACCCGATATACTCAACAATTACTAGGATAAATCCCGATGGAACAGGATTCGAAATATACGCAAATGGTGTTAGAAATACTGTTGGATTCGACTGGGACCCTCAAACTGGATATATGTGGTTTTCTGAAAATGGCAGAGACTGGATGGGAGATGATTTACCACCAGACGAAATAAATGTAATAACCAAACCAGAACAACACTATGGTTTCCCATTCATACACGGTAAATCAATCAAAGACCCTGAATTTTCTGAAAAAACAAATCTTAACATTTTCAAATTTGTAAAACCCGTATGGGAGTTACCAGCACATGTAGCACCTTTAGGCATAAAATTTTATAAAGGCACAAACCTACCACAATCCTATAGAGAAGGTATATTTATAGCGGAACATGGCTCCTGGAATAGATCAAAAAAAATAGGATATAGATTATCGTTCCTAAAACTCAACCAAGAAAGACTACCTACTGAATATATAATAATAGCAGATTTTCTAGAAAACGAAAAATTCTACGGAAGACCTGTAGATATTGAATTTTTAGAAAACGGATCAATTCTTCTATCAGATGATCATTATGGCAACATATTCAGAATAACCTACAAACAATAGTCTAATGCACACCCAAACTATAATTTATAATCCACAAACTCTTACTAACCAAAGATTGTATCTCTTCACTAAACCTCACCATCACAATAATTTAGATTCCTTCTTGAGCTTCCTAATATCAAAAATTTCACTCCACTCTTTCTAAGAAACTATATTAATTTCAAGCTTTCTCTTATTTCATCTATCAACTCACCTAAATTCTTCAAATAATGACTTGTATATCTGGGATGTGTAAGTTCATAACAACATCTACAAAACAACAAGAGTTTATTCTTGTGTTTTTCTTCATTCCACCTTACTTCTACAGCAATTTTTACTTTATTAGTTTTTCTACTCCTCCGTATGTTTCTTTTACTCTCTTCCAGGAAGAGTATTATCTTTAACCTTAAGAGACATTACGTTGATATACTTTTACAAACTAATTTCTTTTCTCGACTAATATTTCGAAACATATCTTTGAACACACTACTTAATAGTTTGTAATAAGATAAGCATCTCAAATATAATTCTAGAAGTTTTATGCTTAAGTTTAAGAGGATTATACTTAAGATAAGTGGGGAAGTTTTAGGCGGAGATAAAGGATTCGGTATAGACATGGATGTTGTTTCATTTATTACAAACGAGGTTGTGAAAGCTTATGAACTCGGAACCGAAATTGGAATAGTAGTTGGAGGAGGAAATTTCATAAGAGGGAGTAAAATCGCACCAAAAGGTATAGAGAGAGTAAATAGTGACAGACTGGGTATGATTTCAACGATACTTAACTCAATAACTCTTTCTGATAGTTTCACTTCAAAAGGAGTAAATTCTGTTGTATTATCTGCCATACCTATAGAAAGTATAGCAGAAAAATACTCTGTCGAAAAAGCACTAGAGTATCTATCAAAAAAATATATTACCCTACTAGCAGGTGGAACCGGAAATCCATTTTTCTCTACGGATACTTCAGCAGTTTTAAGAGCTGCAGAATTACAAGCAGACGTTGTACTAAAAGCAACAAAAGTTGACGGTATATATGACAAAGACCCAATGAAATACAAAGATGCAAAGAGGTTTGAAGAAATAACAGGTAATGAAGTACTTGCTATGAATCTTAAAGTAATGGATTTAACAGCATTTAGCTTAAGCTGTGAAAGTCAAATACCTATTGTAGTTTTTAATTTGATGGAGAAAGATGGCATAAAAAGAATTGTATTAGGTGAAAAAGTAGGCACTTTTGTTAAAGTTTAGAAAATGAAGTACTGTCTAGTAGCAGATTGGTTAGTAACCTTTGCAGGGTCTGAAAAAGTAGTAAAAATATTAAATGAACTTTACTTACCTGATGTTTTCACTCTAATATACAATGAAAGCACACTAAAACAACTGGGAATACCTTTCGAAAAAGTAAAACAATCATTTATATCCAAACTCCCATTTTCAGGGAAAAAATACAGAAACTATCTAGCATTTTTTCCGTTAGCAATAGAACAGTTTGATTTATCTGAGTACAATGTTATAATATCATCATCACACGCAGTTGCTAAAGGTGTGATAACAAGACATTACCAGTTACACATATGTTATTGCCATACTCCAATTAGATATGCTTGGGATTTATACCACCAATATCTGAAAGAAGCAAATTTAGAAAAGGGTATAAAGGGATTTATCGCAAAACTTATACTACACTACATAAGGATATGGGACTTATCAACAGCAAATAGAGTCGATTACTTCATAGCAAACTCAAATTACACAGCAAGAAGAATAAGAAAGATATACGGCAAAAATGCTACTGTTATATATCCACCTGTCGATACAGAAAACTTTTCCTTAAGAGAAGATAAAGAAGACTTTTACTTAGTAGCATCAAGAATGGTACCATATAAAATGATACCTATGGTAGTAGAAACGTTTTTAAGCTTACCAGATAGAAAACTAGTCGTTATTGGCGATGGCCCTGACTTGGATAAAGTGAAAAGTATATCAAAAGGCAGAAAAAACATCGAAATACTTGGATATCAACCAATAAGTGTTCTAAAAGACTATATGCAAAGAGCAAAAGCCTTTATATTTCCAGCAGAAGAAGATTTTGGAATAATGCCAGTAGAAGCAATGGCTTGCGGAACACCTGTAATAGCATTTGGGAAAGGGGGATCTACAGAAACAGTAATAGACCAAAAAACAGGATTATTCTTCTACGAGCAAACACCTCAGTCACTACAAAAAGCAATAATAGAATTTGAAAAGATACAAGGTAAAATTGATCCTAAAGAAGTAAGAAAAAATGCAGAACGATTCTCTGAAAGTCGCTTCAGACAAGAAATAAAATCATTCATTGATAACAAGGTGGAAGAATTCTTTGTAAAACAAACTCAAAGTTAATGACAAAATGAAAACTTTAGGTAGGAACAAAAACAAAGTAGAATCACCAATTCAGGACATGTAATGATTGTAAATAAGTTTCACAAGTTCGCAATCTATCAAGTGTCC of the Brevinematales bacterium genome contains:
- a CDS encoding PHP domain-containing protein, coding for METNIPIHLQRNSDLHIHSTFSDGELSVSLIIKQATQKGIKYISITDHENINQNKEIEKLLKTTNLEILYIPGIEISTKYKNEDIHLVAYYNPEVSNKLEKIVQPIREYKQQQTLKTIELLKDTLEIPSHILKNGHRTINKMCIARYIYHNSNFQNIEKVYKYYFDKGSRYSIPNDYPKTEEIIKKLKSIGCVVGIAHPEFLKDWSKISYIEEFTKIGLDGIEIFHPLINKDLSTSILKFCQENNLLPLGGSDFHGYDTKRKELGLHNTFSSSAEKIIKILELKY
- a CDS encoding glycoside hydrolase family 15 protein is translated as MRNLTITSIILLMTTTIYSFGQKKEFNMIVSANGYSAVVFSLVKKRISAFYPSIYRKYDEKSKEVTFILRSLDYQVSVNEKSFFLKDAEIVNINYLPGTGIIKVDFSHPVADVVMYIFSSFNLKAPSFVVKLEITPKEKGIIEVTRSIGFSGRQPITPYDNENQYINSEYGTLLFYFKEVAKKDTELSLYDLIVLSKDLESAIKIVNYYYSTFFDPLDEEIKFWNNWHKKTKIPSGLSKEQLEIYKQSLAFIKMGQVREEGKGFGQILASLTTGSWNIAWVRDGVYSIVALVKSGHLEEAKDGLKFFLEADTGYYKSYKIDGKDWGIGVDYKISVCRYYGNGKEESDDNGNGANIEIDGFGMVLWALAEYLNTTNDTEILNRYFSVIDNQIVYPIIYNIDKELNVIRPESGPWERHIRDNGYDGAKRFSYTTIMAIKGLSEINNIFKKYNKKSNYEIEDNLKLLLEGLNKNLVDKSRKIIVGSYEHFTNRGYPKYVDGSVVEAINFNQVSREISLATLKTFEEILKLKNREGYKRNMDGGWYDNQEWIIINLRIASAYKKLGNRDKANMIIKRVEEKALNGFYMIPELLDEKDESFKGAIPMLGFGAGAYVIYHWD
- a CDS encoding alpha/beta hydrolase; its protein translation is MKDKIVYLTTFLATIIAISSCNTQKLDMELVFAPKIQDNYDFSELKVPGTKWSFFWITNSNVSTCVLKIDRNQGINDDLSNVVFVFFHGNRSSLDVSPVVFGNVFYELGLNFVAVEYRGFGIIKNFTPTEESTYEDGEAIINYLISQGIPTTNIVIIGHSLGGGIATEMAKRYQLKALILIATFTRIEDAGEMVTTYKIPSKWWINSVYDNISKIDKINDPLLVIHGKNDSTLSFEYGVMLYQKANLPKDYLWIENCNHSSKEIVNKGGDNFKSKILSFIRSLN
- a CDS encoding PQQ-dependent sugar dehydrogenase codes for the protein MLLIWTLIFLVSHVSVEGDEILQKVKLQKNFSIDYYYKNLPKVRAMKYLENGILIAGSRTDKVYMIIDTNMDYKGDIHRVVAENLDWPVGVDVYKNDLYISSVDKIVKIENILKYTNFNLTPPIKIVYDKYPKDRAHGWKYIRFGPDGKLYVPVGAPCNVCLKENPIYSTITRINPDGTGFEIYANGVRNTVGFDWDPQTGYMWFSENGRDWMGDDLPPDEINVITKPEQHYGFPFIHGKSIKDPEFSEKTNLNIFKFVKPVWELPAHVAPLGIKFYKGTNLPQSYREGIFIAEHGSWNRSKKIGYRLSFLKLNQERLPTEYIIIADFLENEKFYGRPVDIEFLENGSILLSDDHYGNIFRITYKQ
- the pyrH gene encoding UMP kinase — encoded protein: MLKFKRIILKISGEVLGGDKGFGIDMDVVSFITNEVVKAYELGTEIGIVVGGGNFIRGSKIAPKGIERVNSDRLGMISTILNSITLSDSFTSKGVNSVVLSAIPIESIAEKYSVEKALEYLSKKYITLLAGGTGNPFFSTDTSAVLRAAELQADVVLKATKVDGIYDKDPMKYKDAKRFEEITGNEVLAMNLKVMDLTAFSLSCESQIPIVVFNLMEKDGIKRIVLGEKVGTFVKV
- a CDS encoding glycosyltransferase family 4 protein, with translation MKYCLVADWLVTFAGSEKVVKILNELYLPDVFTLIYNESTLKQLGIPFEKVKQSFISKLPFSGKKYRNYLAFFPLAIEQFDLSEYNVIISSSHAVAKGVITRHYQLHICYCHTPIRYAWDLYHQYLKEANLEKGIKGFIAKLILHYIRIWDLSTANRVDYFIANSNYTARRIRKIYGKNATVIYPPVDTENFSLREDKEDFYLVASRMVPYKMIPMVVETFLSLPDRKLVVIGDGPDLDKVKSISKGRKNIEILGYQPISVLKDYMQRAKAFIFPAEEDFGIMPVEAMACGTPVIAFGKGGSTETVIDQKTGLFFYEQTPQSLQKAIIEFEKIQGKIDPKEVRKNAERFSESRFRQEIKSFIDNKVEEFFVKQTQS